The Erythrolamprus reginae isolate rEryReg1 chromosome 3, rEryReg1.hap1, whole genome shotgun sequence genome contains a region encoding:
- the FOXH1 gene encoding forkhead box protein H1: MQEADGGNPRAGAGRSQAKKRRAVGGDQQQQQQPRRGPKKRYSRHAKPPYSYLAMIALVITAAPGKRLKLAQITRQIASFFPFFKETYVGWKDSIRHNLSANNCFRMVLKDPSKPKAKGNYWTVDVDRIPPEALKLQNTAVSRHGEVAFAPDLSPFVLHGQIYVPPGAAPDPQIPPPDPQVPLPAESVAIKEEETRETPAKMSFSIRSLLKPSGEDGSAESGSSTSDVASVSHPHPPSLGEEAQGGPRPPASPPQPPSTACRHTDCFQAPPLWPPPPGTSSPAAGAPLPLLLTIPLSLPYCTLAPAPYAGSACWNLVGAVPCPLPHPYLEPPPLSGPLEVQQAGRTIAGEAPWAAPVPWGVPLQPVSPSPLFLREPGRGWQN, encoded by the exons ATGCAGGAAGCCGACGGGGGAAACCCTCGGGCCGGGGCGGGCCGCAGCCAAGCCAAGAAGCGCAGAGCCGTCGGGGgggaccagcagcagcagcagcagccccggCGGGGTCCCAAGAAGCGCTACAGCCGGCACGCCAAGCCCCCCTACAGCTACCTGGCCATGATCGCCCTGGTCATTACGGCCGCCCCCGGGAAGAGGCTCAAGCTGGCCCAG ATCACCAGGCAAATCgcttccttcttcccctttttCAAAGAGACCTACGTGGGCTGGAAGGATTCCATCAGGCACAACCTGTCCGCAAACAATTGCTTCAGGATG GTGCTGAAGGATCCCTCCAAGCCAAAAGCCAAGGGCAACTACTGGACTGTAGACGTCGACCGAATCCCCCCGGAAGCCCTGAAGCTGCAAAACACGGCCGTTTCCCGCCACGGGGAAGTGGCCTTCGCCCCCGACCTCAGCCCCTTCGTGCTGCACGGACAGATCTACGTGCCCCCTGGCGCTGCTCCGGATCCCCAGATTCCCCCTCCGGATCCCCAGGTGCCCCTCCCGGCCGAATCGGTCGCAATCAAAGAAGAGGAGACCCGAGAGACCCCGGCCAAGATGTCCTTCAGCATCCGCTCTCTGCTGAAGCCCTCCGGGGAAGACGGGAGCGCTGAATCCGGGTCCTCGACTTCGGACGTTGCCTCtgtcagccacccccaccctccttctcttggTGAGGAGGCCCAAGGGGGTCCTCGCCCTCCTGCCAGTCCTCCCCAGCCGCCCTCCACCGCCTGCCGCCACACGGACTGTTTCCAGGCGCCTCCTCTGTGGCCTCCTCCCCCTGGCACTTCATCTCCGGCAGCCGGGGCTCCCCTCCCGCTGCTCCTCACGATCCCGCTTAGTCTGCCTTATTGCACTTTAGCGCCTGCACCCTACGCGGGTTCCGCTTGTTGGAACTTGGTGGGGGCGGTCCCTTGCCCTCTTCCTCACCCGTATCTGGAGCCCCCCCCCTTGTCCGGCCCATTGGAAGTCCAGCAAGCTGGCCGGACGATAGCTGGCGAGGCCCCCTGGGCAGCCCCTGTGCCTTGGGGGGTCCCTTTGCAGCCGGTGTCCCCCTCCCCACTATTTCTGAGAGAGCCTGGCAGGGGCTGGCAGAATTGA